Proteins found in one Triticum urartu cultivar G1812 chromosome 4, Tu2.1, whole genome shotgun sequence genomic segment:
- the LOC125551794 gene encoding xylanase inhibitor protein 1, protein MASLAARSRRLAYLLALLFVVAALFLTPPALAAGGKTGQVTVFWGRNKAKGSLREACDSGMYTMVTMSFLDVFGANGKYYLDLSGHDLSSVGADIKHCQFKGVPVSLSIGTSYSLPSNRSALDLFDHLWNSYFGGSKPGVPRPFGDAWLDGVDLFLEHGTSADRYDVLALELAKHNIRGGPGKPLHLTATVRCGYPPAAHVGRALATGIFERVHMRTYESDKCCNQNLGWEGSWDKWTAAYPATRFYVGLTVDDKSNQWVHAKNVYYSVAPVAQKKDNYGGIMLWDRYFDKQTNYSSLIKYYA, encoded by the coding sequence ATGGCGTCGCTCGCAGCCCGAAGCCGGAGACTAGCCTACCTCCTAGCCCTCCTCTTCGTCGTCGCGGCCTTATTCCTGACCCCGCCGGCCTTGGCGGCGGGGGGGAAGACCGGCCAGGTGACGGTGTTCTGGGGACGGAACAAGGCGAAGGGGTCCCTGCGTGAGGCCTGCGACTCCGGCATGTACACCATGGTCACCATGTCCTTCCTCGACGTCTTCGGCGCCAACGGCAAGTACTACCTCGACCTCTCCGGCCACGACCTCTCCTCCGTCGGCGCCGACATCAAGCATTGCCAGTTCAAGGGCGTGCCCGTCTCCCTCTCCATCGGCACCAGCTACTCGCTGCCGTCCAACCGCTCCGCGCTCGACCTCTTCGACCACCTCTGGAACTCCTACTTCGGCGGGTCCAAGCCGGGCGTCCCCCGCCCCTTCGGCGACGCGTGGCTCGACGGCGTCGACCTCTTCCTGGAGCACGGCACGTCAGCGGACCGCTACGACGTGCTGGCGCTAGAGCTGGCCAAGCACAACATCCGTGGGGGGCCGGGGAAGCCGCTGCACCTGACGGCGACGGTCCGGTGCGGGTACCCGCCGGCGGCGCACGTGGGGCGAGCGCTGGCGACGGGGATCTTCGAGCGCGTCCACATGAGGACCTACGAGAGCGACAAGTGCTGCAATCAGAACCTCGGGTGGGAGGGCTCGTGGGACAAGTGGACGGCGGCGTACCCGGCCACGCGGTTTTACGTCGGGCTCACGGTGGACGACAAGTCCAACCAGTGGGTACACGCCAAGAACGTCTACTATAGCGTCGCGCCGGTGGCGCAGAAGAAGGACAACTACGGCGGCATCATGCTCTGGGACCGATACTTCGACAAGCAGACCAACTACAGCAGCTTGATCAAGTACTACGCCTGA